In Sardina pilchardus chromosome 10, fSarPil1.1, whole genome shotgun sequence, one genomic interval encodes:
- the tspan33b gene encoding tetraspanin-33b, with product MDRDLSLSLSVNRAETFSFINPWIRYFLFFFSFLFWVFSLLIVAIGVYAKVQKATDTVRDTFLIDPAIILIVVGVVMFFITFCGCIGALRENIRLLKIFSFSLTLVFLTQLAIAVLGFFYSDQTRDALGKFVKKAIVHYRDDLDLQNLMDYIQKEFKCCGWNNYTDWSWNLYFNCTHGNPSNERCAVPYSCCPPVPGEAVVNTMCGFGVQMQSYAEATKSVYAVGCADQAVQWIESHLVLVGSLALGFGLPQIAGIILSQILISQIKTEISSMM from the exons aTGGACCGCGAcctgagcctgagcctgagcGTGAACCGGGCCGAGACCTTCTCCTTCATCAACCCCTGGATCCGctacttcctcttcttcttcagctTTCTGTTctgg GTGTTCTCTCTGCTGATCGTCGCCATAGGCGTCTATGCGAAAGTGCAGAAAGCAACAG ACACGGTGCGGGACACGTTCCTCATCGACCCGGCCATCATCCTGAtcgtggtgggggtggtgatgtTCTTCATCACGTTCTGTGGCTGTATCGGAGCGCTACGCGAGAACATTCGGCTCTTGAAGATT tTCTCGTTCAGTCTCACTCTGGTTTTTCTGACCCAGTTGGCCATAGCTGTGCTCGGCTTCTTCTACTCAGACCAG ACTCGAGATGCTCTGGGAAAGTTTGTGAAGAAAGCCATTGTCCACTACAGAGACGACCTCGACCTGCAGAACCTCATGGACTACATACAGAAAGAG TTCAAATGCTGTGGCTGGAACAACTACACTGACTGGTCCTGGAATCTGTATTTTAACTGTACCCATGGCAACCCCAGCAACGAGCGCTGTGCAGTCCCCTACTCCTGCTGCCCCCCCGTACCTGGAGAG GCAGTGGTCAACACCATGTGTGGCTTCGGGGTGCAGATGCAGAGCTACGCGGAGGCGACCAAGTCGGTGTACGCGGTGGGCTGTGCTGACCAGGCCGTCCAGTGGATCGAGTCCCACCTGGTGCTGGTCGGGTCTCTGGCCCTGGGGTTCGGTCTGCCACAG